A single Candidatus Rokuibacteriota bacterium DNA region contains:
- the ftsA gene encoding cell division protein FtsA yields MGRSRGRQLITGLDVGTTKICCVIAEWSSIGTLDIVGVGTSPSRGLRKGVVVNIDSTVESIKQAVGDAEEMAGVEISSVIAGVAGGHIRGANSRGVVAVSGKHREVSAADVERALDAARAINLPQDREIIHALPQTYVVDDQDGVKEPLGMSGVRLEVEVHLVTGATTSVRNVVRSVNRAGLQVQDIVLEPLASAEAVLSDEEKELGILLIDLGGGTTDVALFRDGAVWYTGILPLGGDHISNDVAVGLRTPTAEAEELKKRLGCALTALVREDEVISVPSVGGRKARELSRQILSEIIQPRAEEIFTLVARELAKAGLEDAAAAGVVVTGGTSIMQGVPELAEQVFDLPVRRGLPTGIGGLSDVVQSPIYATGVGLALYGARGRRSGASVDDAVAASGLGTMRRLRDWFGELF; encoded by the coding sequence ATGGGCAGATCGAGAGGACGGCAGCTCATCACCGGACTCGACGTGGGGACGACCAAGATCTGCTGCGTCATCGCGGAGTGGTCGTCCATCGGCACTCTCGACATCGTGGGCGTCGGCACCAGCCCCTCGCGGGGCCTGCGCAAGGGCGTCGTGGTCAACATCGACTCGACGGTCGAGAGCATCAAGCAGGCCGTCGGCGACGCCGAGGAGATGGCGGGCGTCGAGATCTCGAGCGTGATCGCAGGCGTGGCCGGGGGGCACATCCGCGGAGCCAACAGCCGGGGCGTGGTCGCCGTCTCGGGCAAGCACCGCGAGGTCAGCGCCGCCGACGTCGAGCGGGCGCTGGACGCCGCGCGCGCCATCAACCTGCCGCAGGACCGCGAGATCATCCACGCGCTGCCCCAGACCTATGTCGTGGACGACCAGGACGGTGTCAAGGAGCCGCTCGGCATGTCCGGGGTGCGGCTCGAGGTCGAGGTGCACCTGGTGACGGGCGCCACGACCTCCGTGCGGAATGTCGTCCGCAGCGTCAACCGCGCGGGGCTCCAGGTGCAGGACATCGTGCTCGAGCCGCTGGCCTCGGCCGAGGCTGTCCTCTCCGACGAGGAGAAGGAGCTCGGGATCCTGCTGATAGACCTGGGCGGCGGCACGACGGACGTCGCGCTCTTCCGCGACGGCGCCGTCTGGTACACGGGCATCCTGCCGCTGGGCGGCGACCACATCTCGAACGACGTCGCCGTGGGGCTCCGTACGCCGACGGCCGAGGCCGAGGAGCTCAAGAAGCGTCTCGGCTGCGCGCTGACTGCCCTTGTACGCGAAGATGAAGTCATCTCCGTGCCCTCGGTGGGCGGGCGCAAGGCGCGCGAGCTGTCGCGCCAGATCCTCTCCGAGATCATCCAGCCGCGCGCCGAGGAGATCTTCACTCTCGTCGCCCGCGAGCTCGCCAAGGCCGGGCTCGAGGACGCCGCCGCGGCGGGCGTCGTCGTCACGGGCGGCACCTCGATCATGCAGGGCGTGCCGGAGCTGGCCGAACAGGTCTTCGACCTGCCCGTGCGGCGCGGGCTGCCCACGGGCATCGGCGGGCTCTCGGACGTGGTCCAGAGCCCGATCTATGCCACGGGCGTGGGCCTGGCGCTCTACGGCGCGCGCGGGCGGCGCAGCGGCGCCTCCGTGGATGACGCCGTCGCGGCCTCCGGGCTTGGGACGATGCGGAGGCTCAGGGACTGGTTTGGCGAGCTCTTCTAG
- a CDS encoding FtsQ-type POTRA domain-containing protein — protein sequence RLARRGGAWLCVGLLVVALGGALASGGRWLLTAPRFAVERVEVAGQSQLSVDQVVAASGLAPGQNLFRLDARRAVAGVEALPMVRRAELVRAFPNRVTLLVEERQPFVLVHAGALYWVDEQGVPLGPETRAVALDAPLVSAAGADDVAAAGRTSSERVAAGVALIRTLMRAQSSLLREISEVDVSRPEGPVLYMLDGVEVRLGREDWDDRMGRLGGVLAQLRASGQRATSIDLRFRDQVVLRTAAR from the coding sequence TCGGCTGGCCCGCCGGGGTGGTGCCTGGCTCTGCGTGGGGCTGCTCGTGGTCGCGCTGGGCGGCGCGCTCGCTTCCGGCGGCCGGTGGCTCCTCACGGCGCCGCGCTTCGCCGTCGAGCGCGTCGAGGTCGCGGGGCAGAGCCAGCTCTCGGTGGATCAGGTGGTCGCGGCCTCCGGGCTCGCGCCCGGGCAGAACCTCTTCCGGCTCGACGCGCGGCGGGCGGTGGCGGGCGTCGAGGCGCTGCCGATGGTGCGCCGCGCCGAGCTGGTCCGTGCCTTCCCGAACCGCGTCACGCTGCTGGTGGAAGAGCGCCAGCCCTTCGTCCTTGTTCATGCCGGGGCTCTCTACTGGGTGGACGAGCAGGGCGTGCCGCTCGGTCCGGAGACGCGGGCCGTCGCCCTCGACGCGCCCCTGGTGTCGGCCGCGGGCGCCGACGACGTCGCGGCCGCGGGTCGGACGTCGTCCGAGCGCGTGGCCGCGGGCGTGGCCCTGATACGCACGCTGATGCGCGCGCAGAGCTCTTTGCTGAGGGAGATCTCCGAAGTGGACGTGAGCCGCCCCGAGGGACCGGTGCTCTACATGCTGGACGGCGTCGAGGTGCGGCTCGGCAGAGAAGATTGGGACGACCGCATGGGGCGGCTCGGTGGCGTGCTGGCGCAGCTCCGCGCCTCGGGCCAACGGGCGACGTCGATCGACCTGCGATTCCGCGACCAGGTCGTGCTGAGAACCGCGGCAAGGTAG
- the ftsZ gene encoding cell division protein FtsZ — MFEFEETKDNAKIKVIGLGGGGSNAINRMMEARFTGVEFIVANTDLQALRASPAPVKLQLGARLTMGLGAGADPEVGKNAALEDREQIKKLLDGADMVFVTAGLGGGTGTGSAPIVAATAKEMGILTVAVVTKPFAFEGRRRSQQAEAGLAELRGVVDTLITIPNQRLLAVVDRGTPLLEAFKVADTVLLQAVQGISDLILVPGLINLDFADVRTIMAGMGMALMGAGVGKGEHRALDAAQKAVASPLLDETSIDGARGILINFTGGSDMSLHEVEEAARIVQEAAHEEAHIIFGAVIDPSLQDEVRITVIATGFSERKEANQPSGKVVDMQRPPRPGAPSTKDWRRRVPADIRAEADGPTEEDLDVPAFLRRQAD; from the coding sequence GTGTTCGAGTTCGAGGAGACGAAGGACAACGCCAAGATCAAGGTGATCGGCCTCGGCGGCGGCGGGTCCAACGCGATCAACCGGATGATGGAGGCCCGCTTCACCGGCGTCGAGTTCATCGTGGCCAACACGGACCTACAGGCCCTGCGCGCGTCGCCCGCTCCCGTGAAGCTCCAGCTGGGCGCGCGCCTGACCATGGGCCTGGGCGCCGGCGCCGACCCCGAGGTGGGCAAGAACGCGGCCCTCGAGGACCGCGAGCAGATCAAGAAGCTCCTGGACGGCGCGGACATGGTCTTCGTCACCGCCGGGCTCGGCGGCGGCACGGGCACGGGCTCGGCGCCCATCGTGGCCGCGACCGCCAAGGAGATGGGTATCCTGACCGTGGCGGTCGTGACCAAGCCCTTCGCCTTCGAGGGCAGGCGCCGCTCCCAGCAGGCGGAAGCCGGGCTCGCCGAGCTGCGGGGCGTTGTGGACACGCTGATCACCATCCCCAACCAGCGTCTGCTCGCGGTGGTGGACCGCGGCACGCCGCTGCTCGAGGCGTTCAAGGTCGCCGACACCGTGCTGCTCCAGGCGGTGCAGGGCATCTCGGACCTGATCCTGGTGCCCGGGCTGATCAACCTCGACTTCGCGGACGTGCGGACCATCATGGCCGGGATGGGCATGGCGCTCATGGGCGCCGGCGTCGGCAAGGGCGAGCACCGCGCGCTCGACGCGGCGCAAAAGGCCGTCGCGAGCCCGCTGCTCGACGAGACCTCGATCGACGGCGCCCGCGGCATCCTGATCAACTTCACCGGCGGCTCGGACATGTCTCTGCACGAGGTCGAAGAGGCCGCGCGGATCGTCCAGGAGGCGGCGCACGAGGAGGCCCACATCATCTTCGGCGCGGTCATCGACCCGAGCCTGCAGGACGAAGTGCGCATCACGGTCATCGCCACGGGCTTCAGCGAGCGCAAGGAGGCCAACCAGCCTTCGGGCAAGGTCGTGGACATGCAGCGCCCGCCCCGTCCCGGCGCTCCCTCCACCAAGGACTGGCGCCGTCGCGTGCCGGCCGACATCCGCGCCGAGGCCGACGGCCCGACGGAAGAGGACCTCGACGTGCCCGCGTTCCTGAGGAGGCAAGCGGACTAG